A window of Seriola aureovittata isolate HTS-2021-v1 ecotype China chromosome 17, ASM2101889v1, whole genome shotgun sequence genomic DNA:
ACTCcccaacacctggaaacacctggaaacactgaGTTCAGCTTGAGGCCTCAACGTATATTTGTCTGAAACAAAACTGTTCATCTCCAGAAAATTGTTACTAAACAGTAAATCCCCCctgaaaactaaaactgaactgGATCCAAATAaatgtggaaacatttttcactcGACTGATTTTACAACTTGTTGTTTAGTGCAGTTTGGACAGTGAGGCGGAACCTGTCTAATCAAACACAGCTTCAAAGGCCCTGTACAGGTCAGCGTGTCTGTTGGGAAGCATGTCTGCTGAAGACGTCATTGCTGTGCTGTCGATGGTGTAGGAATACTGTTTCTCCAGAAACTCCCGGTCAAACTTCTCATCAGATCTATCATCCAGACAGGCAGCCAGATGGACGGTGGCTTCATACCTGTAGAAAAAGAGCACCAGAGACAGGGCCAAGGTGACGACGAAGAACGGGATTCTTATTGGACCACCCGGGAAGATGAACGGGATGACGATGCGGCTTCTCTCTGGCTTACCATGTGTTGCTGTGAGAGATTTAAAACAATCCCATGCACCGTCCTTTGGTAGTCTGAGAGTACTGACCATGATTTTGGGAATCTTCTGAACTCCAACTCTCTTCATTGAGTTCCAGCGACTTGGCAGCTTTGTGGGAAAATGTCCTTCATGAGGAATTTGACAGTTGTGTTTCTTCACACAGATAAAAACTCTGTGCTGAGTTTGTACAAGTCCTGTAGCAATACCATACGCTACCTTAGCAGTGATGGCACAGTTCCAGGGAGAATACAGCAGCACATCTGTGATGGTGGGCAGAGGCAGCAGACAGCTGGCTGGGATATCATCGTCTCTGATCGACCCATGAGCCACAAAGGTGATgtcaacctttttctttttttccttcttatcTATGTGTTTTTTCACTAAATGAAACACGTCCACGAGATGGAAGAAAGTCTTAGACTTTGAATTCTCTCTCAGCCATTGTCGAACGGCTTCATCCCGACAGTTTTCTATTGCAAATTCTATCAATTCTTTCCTTTGATCGGAGCTCCTGTCCTCGTTTTCAATGCAGAGTTTCACCCTGGCTAATCTCTTAATCACCTTCCTgtaagaggaaataaaaaaactaattagATGCATCATTTCAACCATTTAAACAGTCTGATCTAAATATTCACTTTCTAACGATGAGGTGTTCCAGTGTTACTGTCCTGTAGAGATACGAGTCTTTACCTCAGAACATGGACAGAAACACCTCAAATAAACCTTTGATGTCATCTTTTAATTTCTAgcattacactgtaaataatgTTGATGTTCAGACTCACTGGATTTCATTAAGTTGTGTTTCCAGCTCTTCAGAGGCCTTCTGTATGGCTTCAGCgttctctctcagtctctgacTGGCTTCTGTCTCACAGTTGTCCAGGTTTTTACAGTTGATGACCAGCTCAGGAATTGAAATCGCAAGTCCAACTGCTCCTCCTGCAATCTGAAAAAGGACAACACTCTTTACACCAAGGCCTGGAACCTCTTAGGATAAGGACATGATTCAAACAAAGAAGGGACTTTGCCTGAGACACTGGTGTCGTAGAGTACAGATAGCAGGATGTGGTGGATCACTGTATCAAAGACTGCGAGAGGTCCAGGGAGATCAGACCTGAGGACCGACCTGCAGCTCTCGCTGCTTGTAGGGTTGTACACAACAGACAACGCTTTTAAAGCCTGACTGGTCTGGATCAAGGAGGTCATTCGGTGAGAGACCTGCTGAAAGCACCAAATCCTCACTCTCAAGGATGTCCAGTGCCACAACAATTTGTAGTTCAAAAGattaatttatcatttgaaGTAGAAAGGTGTGTCAGGGTGAGCACAGTCGCAACAACAGACATAGCGATCTGTAAAGTGTCCATTAACTtatctgaaacaaaaacaaaaacaaaatacaggcGTCTCACCTGCCTCctgacaaacaggaggaaaatgtGTTCACAAAAGAAAATGGTGTCTCAACCCTACAGCTACCACgactgagagaagaagaaatgtacaCAGTTTCCAACAACTGAGTAAATTCACACTGAGTCAGCAATGACGGCATGGCACAAAAGAAGAGTAGATGTCAGTacttcctgtgaaaacacaggAAGCGAAGGGAAGGAGTCAAACATGTAAAATCAAATGTACCAAACCCACAGTGGTACCAAACATGTTTTGAAGTCGTCCAGGTAACATGATATGTCACAGTTACTTATGTATTATTTAAGTCTGTGAGGTCTTTGGGggggacattgggattgggcctAGAcctcactgtgacctctgaGTCACTGATGAGGCAGGAAACAGCGCCCTCTGCTGTGCCAGGCACTTTCTCTGATACTTACACGACCAGCTGCCTTCGCTGCTGTTTTTCCTCCGATGGAAGCGGCCACTGAAGCCACAGCTTTCCCTGTTTGTGTAACTACTTGTGTTACAACAAACCGTGTAATCAGGCTCAGGCCTCCGTCTTCCCCAGTGAGCCGATATCTGGACAAACCGGTCACCGTAGTGATGATTTTGTACAAACTGACGTCATCATGTAGTTGCAGTCCGTTGTTGTTGGCCATTGCTCTCAGGATTCGCTCTGTGACATATTCATCAGGAGGAAGATTATCACCATCCCGTTGTTCCTTTAACAGTGTCTTCATGAGTTCCTGGAGTTTCTTCTCAACATTCTGGATCTCCTCTGAAAtcttttcagcctctttcatGGTGCGACTTGATGCTATAAGATCTACAATATCAGCACCCACATTAGTAACCAAACCAGCCCCTGATGCTACTGCTCCTACAACTAGAAGAGGTGCTGCTAACCCTGCGGTAAAGAAGGTTAatacacctgctgctgtcactgcagctgcacCACCTACAGACACTGAGCTCCCAACAACCTTACTGACGTTAACATTCTTCTTGTTTTCCTCAAGCTCAGTGGCCAGTTTCTTCAACTTGTGTGAACCTTTCTTCTGTAGCTCCACCCACGAGAAGATTTTATCTACGAGCTTGTCGGCAACGTCCATGTTGAGATCACACTGAGAGGTCGGCAGGTCTACAAGAACGTCAGATAAAAAGTTAGTTAGGAAATAAAGTGTCGACAGATGTCAGAAAGTTAAAATTCCTGAATGTTGCTAataatctgtctgtctgtattttacaaagaaaaaccaACTGGTAACAGTGAACCCTGTCAGCAAGACGTGCCGCTGGATTGTCTTTAAAGTGCCAAGGAAAAGATGCTAATTAAGCCAACCATTACCAACCAACTTTATTAAAAGATGCTAATTACACTATCAGAGCTGAAAAGATTGTAACTAcactaactgttctgaaaagatgctagtctgtggttctggtctcaacagcctcctcatctgagtctgggtctgactgaggctcaaacatgtggctgagtcacAGACagggcctgatccagatttctcaaccaggaCGTAAGCGAGGATGAACTTCAACTCACAGGACTCTGAGCTTACTGATAAACACACTGCATTCCCTGTGACcacttcataataaaagtcaaatggCCAATCagatgcttttaatgtgaaggtgCAGCAGTAggaaatattcagtttgtaTTACAGACGATTCACTATGTTTGGAATTATTGGAATTTTTTCCATGtgtcagcacagacacaaagttCCCACTGATAtataacacacagacagacactgaacaCATTTATTCTTCTGCCACTAAGTTTTCTGAGCTGTTCATGAAAACTGGTTCTAAAATATTCATTCtattttaaagtaaatgttGAAAAGAAACAAGATCATGAAATGAACATGTATATTTGTCGTCTCACCTCCTGAGAAGCGTTGAGGAAAAGCTCCGGTCTGACCCTCAGCTACCAGAAGAAAGATAGtcctgttgtttgtgtctgtctgcaggaatTCCCCCCCAGCTCAGCCCACCCCCCTAAACAAGTATGGTCTGTCTCTGAGGACAAATTTAGTCGTCCCAGCAGCACAAGGAAGAAACAGCACAGACGTTTATGACACGGATCTAGaaataagaatagaaaatagaaaacacttaaagaaaaaagaaaaagtcgaGTAATAAACAGGAATTAAAGCCAGTAGAGCTGAGGTTTATGGTGGGTACaggtctgttctgttctgttctgttctggaCTGGACTcgactgttgtgttgtgtgctgttctgttctgttctggactgttgtgttgtgttgtgttctgtgctggactgttgtgttgtgttgtgttgtgttgtgttattttgtggtctggtctgttctggaCTGGACAggactgttctggtctggactggactggactgcaCTGTTCTGGACTGGACTGGTCTGGTCTGGACTGGactggtctggtctgttctggaCTGGTCTGAGTTCAGGGTCAGTTGTTGGTTTCTTAAGATGATCATCAGCAGTGGAAACAGGTTTGAGAACATGACATTGTTCAGCTCTCACAGCAGCGCCTCCTCCCACTGACTCCTCCTCCCACTGACTCCTCCTCCCACtgacccctcctccctctgactcctcctcccactgacccctcctccctctgactccTCATCCCACTGacccctcctccacctgactcctcctcccactgacccctcctccacctgacTCCTCTTCCCACtgacccctcctccctctgactccTCTTCCCACtgacccctcctccctctgactcctcctcccactgacccctcctccacctgacTCCTCCTCCCACTGACCCCTCCTCCCACTGACCCCTCCTCAAAAtgacccctcctccctctgactcctcctccctctgaccCACTGGGAGGTATTTTTAGAGCGGcactctgcacagacacagaatcGGCGTGGGGATCATTTCGAACCTGGACTTCGACCCTCATTATTTCCCACATCTCGTCGTCTTCATCGTAAATATTCAGACATTGAGGCAGGTTTAATGGTGAATTTGGAAGAGCTGTGGCAACAGTTGCTCGACACATATTTGAATGTTGAGTCACCTCCTTGTGGTCATTTCCCTCCGCctctcagactagttccaggtcacatcctgtttatcagAGTCAGAGCCGtttatgaaccatttgtgtgaagtcttgagttatggctaaaaagtgttttgtgaggtcacactgaccttaacctttgacctttgaccaccaaaatctaatgagttcgtccttgagtcctggtgaatgtttgaacCAAATTTAAAGACGTCCTGTCAAGGCGTCACTGAGACATcgataaaaatataaacacacagagatgaaatCAGTGGGAGGAGTCAGGGGGGAAGTGTTGCCCCCCCGAGGCTTGTGATGGTGGATGGAAACTGTAGAGCTCTTTGTCTGTTAGAGGAAGAATAATCTGCCTTAGTGATGAATGTAAACTGGACCCTgttagaaaaacatcacaatgtttttataattcTACCATCAAACTTTTATTGGGCAAAAAACTTTCAAATATGAGGTTTAATATTGGAATAATTCAAACTTTACAAACTGAGATTAAATGAATCCTGTAAATTCTGGTTTCATGTCAAAGACGAGTTCCCAGTGGGGGGTGAATCCTTTCTGGTCCAACATATCACAAGATGCATTGGActccagtaatgaaaataatatggtaCATCTGTTAAAACtaagagactgaaaacagaaagtttATGTGAGGAAAGCAGAGTCCTCCGAAGGGTGTGGGCTCTGAATGCAACACGTCCAAACCCACATGTTCATCTCTTCACATCTCGGCCAGACGTCACCTGAGGCGGCGCTCGCTGTGCTGGAGCTTCTGTTCGTTCAGTCGTCTCTCTTCAAACGTCACAACAAGTCTTTATGACATCACCTCTTAATACGGAGCGCGGTGGTTCCGGGTCGGTGGATACAGACTCAGAATACAGCAGGAGGTGGACTTCATGAGCAGCACGTCAAAGTTATAGATTCACATCGAGCACTCAGAAACTCTGCAGCtgatttgattgacagcagtcaaacacaaacaatcacaaacatataaaatgtgtaaaatcagcTGCGAGGGTCTGATGACGTGTTCATGCAGAAACAACTGATCCAGGTCAGAGGAGGACGAGCAGCTCAGACCAGATCCAGGTCTCAGATCAGACCAGATCCAGGTGTCAGATCAGACCAGATCCAGGTGTCAGATCAGATCCAGGTCTCAGGTCTTAGACCAGATCCAGGTCTCAGATCAGACCAGATCCAGGTGTCAGATCAGatccaggtctcaggtctcagatCAGATCCAGGTCTCAGATCAGATCCAGGTCTCAGGTCTTAGACCAGATCCAGGTCTCAGATCAGATCCAGGTCTCAGACCAGATCCAGGAGCTGGGACAGTTTATAAAACCCAGATCAGGTGTTcgtctctctgcagctttgaTAATAAAGCAACGTgtcgctcctcttcctctttcttcgTCCTCCTCATCAGTCAGCAGGTGCTCTCTGTCACTGGAGgagaaaggtcagaggttaaTCTCTCCAGTGGCAGACTACACAACACTGCAACCAGGTGTTCTACCTGGATGTTATTTGtacagacagccaatcagagctcttCATTTTCAACACGTCTCTCCACCTGGAGGTGGATTCAGGGACTTTAGTGACCACCAGGTGGCAGAAGCAACTTACTGGAGCTGTACAGGTGAGGGTGTGAACTCACCATACAGGTGTGTTCGGGGGCAAAGGTCACTCCTTTCCCTGCTCTCTCCTGagagccgctgctgctgccgctgagCGAACTCTTCCTCATGATGcctgaagcacaaacacaacatcaggTTTCATGTCATTAGGTCATCTCATTATCATaaactctgttgttgttgtgtttgttgttgttgtttgtggtgAACAGGCTGCAGTGCCCCTCCCACCTGCAGGGGGCAGCACGTCAAGTCTCTGTAGGCTGTTTTTGTGAGCAGGTGGGTAGTTCCCGCTCTTGGAGAGGCGGCGTTGGCGATGGTTCAACATCGCGGCCGGAGAGACGATACCAGGGGGCGGGGCTTTACCCATCCTCAGGTACAGCTCCTCGATCTCTCGCTTCTGATTGGCCTGTAGGTTCTGCACCTCCGTCAGGTGtctgggggagggagggagaggattCATGTCGCGTACTCATCTGGAATCTGATCGAGTCTCGTTTACataaattaacataaataaTATGTGAGAG
This region includes:
- the LOC130184542 gene encoding uncharacterized protein LOC130184542; its protein translation is MDVADKLVDKIFSWVELQKKGSHKLKKLATELEENKKNVNVSKVVGSSVSVGGAAAVTAAGVLTFFTAGLAAPLLVVGAVASGAGLVTNVGADIVDLIASSRTMKEAEKISEEIQNVEKKLQELMKTLLKEQRDGDNLPPDEYVTERILRAMANNNGLQLHDDVSLYKIITTVTGLSRYRLTGEDGGLSLITRFVVTQVVTQTGKAVASVAASIGGKTAAKAAGRIAGGAVGLAISIPELVINCKNLDNCETEASQRLRENAEAIQKASEELETQLNEIQKVIKRLARVKLCIENEDRSSDQRKELIEFAIENCRDEAVRQWLRENSKSKTFFHLVDVFHLVKKHIDKKEKKKKVDITFVAHGSIRDDDIPASCLLPLPTITDVLLYSPWNCAITAKVAYGIATGLVQTQHRVFICVKKHNCQIPHEGHFPTKLPSRWNSMKRVGVQKIPKIMVSTLRLPKDGAWDCFKSLTATHGKPERSRIVIPFIFPGGPIRIPFFVVTLALSLVLFFYRYEATVHLAACLDDRSDEKFDREFLEKQYSYTIDSTAMTSSADMLPNRHADLYRAFEAVFD